A part of Denitratisoma oestradiolicum genomic DNA contains:
- a CDS encoding condensin complex protein MksE: MSADRFQLIAVRLLSGNFINRAVDPELFDYLEEPANIDGLNDFLGRVGLRALRTGNGETWFAALRRLDESNRNAAREAAAQAKRELRHWVSFLKLTMSALNEPAPVAGALLHAHRLNQAIHENLNLQETLRTLAQRLRSTADASLQKMLELVINWALREDQGLLELIDENKGIYRLTGKVDWVLDMILAFDEAKERETPTASQAFAQTGALFHASKDGA; encoded by the coding sequence ATGAGCGCTGACCGCTTCCAGTTGATTGCCGTCCGCCTGCTGAGCGGCAACTTCATCAATCGGGCGGTGGACCCGGAGCTTTTCGATTATCTGGAAGAGCCGGCTAACATTGATGGCCTCAACGATTTTCTGGGGCGCGTGGGATTGCGTGCCTTACGTACTGGCAACGGAGAAACCTGGTTTGCCGCGCTGCGACGGCTGGACGAATCGAATCGCAACGCGGCGCGTGAAGCCGCCGCGCAGGCCAAGCGGGAACTGCGACATTGGGTCAGCTTCCTCAAGCTGACCATGTCGGCACTCAACGAACCGGCTCCCGTTGCTGGTGCCTTGCTCCACGCCCATCGTCTCAATCAGGCTATCCACGAGAACCTCAACCTGCAGGAAACCCTGCGCACACTTGCCCAGCGGCTCCGCAGCACCGCCGATGCCTCCCTGCAGAAAATGCTGGAACTGGTCATCAACTGGGCACTACGCGAAGACCAGGGGCTGCTGGAATTGATCGACGAGAACAAGGGCATCTATCGCCTAACCGGCAAGGTGGACTGGGTGCTGGACATGATTCTCGCCTTCGACGAGGCGAAGGAACGTGAAACACCCACGGCATCTCAAGCATTCGCGCAGACCGGGGCGCTATTTCACGCATCGAAGGATGGCGCCTGA